The following are encoded together in the Oncorhynchus gorbuscha isolate QuinsamMale2020 ecotype Even-year linkage group LG03, OgorEven_v1.0, whole genome shotgun sequence genome:
- the LOC124032074 gene encoding E3 ubiquitin-protein ligase Itchy-like, which translates to MASSIAKPGPGNGYPMKAQLQIMVLSAKLKENKKNWFGPSPYVEVAVDGQSKKTEKCNNTHSPKWKQLLTVIVTPFSKLIFRVWSHQTLKSDVLLGVATLEVSDTLKSNDMNISEVVQTLQLSADKDQTDVVGDLSVCLDGMQVDPEMFASAVEANSRSMSNGESQHSGDHDVRRSRDGSPSVDGLEHRASPTGRVVAVNGTGSPALSAGGSKGNPLRPPRPSRPPPPTPRRPTSSPASSNSSIPTEGSDGPSSETPVRMPAPAVPAADPNAPPPTHDQSQAIAARQAASVAPGPPRVPTVAAGPLLPGWEQRVDQNGRLYFVDHVEKRTTWERPEPLPSGWERRVDPMGRVYFVDHITRTTTWQRPTMETVRNYEQWQHQRNQLQGAMQQFNQRFIFGVNGLQDQVPATENKQFDPLGPLPHGWEKRTDSNERVYFVQHTTRTTQWEDPRTQGLLNEKPLPEGWEMRFTVDGIPYFVDHNRRATTYIDPRTGTSSLENGPQITYVRDFKAKVQYFRFWCQQLSMPQHIKITVTRKTLFEDSFQQIMSFNAQDLRRRLWIIFPGEEGLDYGGVAREWFFLLSHEVLNPMYCLFEYAGKDNYCLQINPASYINPDHLKYFKFIGRFIAMALFHGKFIDTGFSLPFYKRMLNKPWALKDLESIDTEFYNSLIWIKENDIEECGLEMYFSVDKEILGEITTHELKPDGGEVLVTEENKGEYIRLVAEWRLSRGVEEQTQAFFEGFNEVLPQQYLQYFDAKELEVMLCGMQEIDLTDWQRNTIYRHYARSSKQVLWFWQLIKEMDNEKRMRLLQFVTGTCRLPVGGFSDLLGSNGPQKFCIEKVGKENWLPRSHTCFNRLDLPPYKSYEQLKEKLMFAIEETEGFGQE; encoded by the exons ATGGCCTCCAGCATTGCTAAACCAGGCCCTGGGAATGGCTACCCCATGAAGGCACAACTGCAAATTATGG TGCTATCAGCAAAACTGAAAGAGAACAAGAAGAACTGGTTTGGCCCCAGTCCATATGTTGAAGTTGCAGTTGACGGCCAGTCCAAAAAGACCGAAAAATGCAACAACACCCACAGTCCCAAATGGAAGCAGCTGCTCACTGT AATTGTCACTCCTTTCAGCAAGCTCATCTTCCGGGTATGGAGTCACCAGACCTTGAAGTCGGATGTATTGTTAGGCGTGGCAACTCTGGAGGTCAGCGACACACTCAAATCCAATGACATGAATA TCTCTGAGGTGGTGCAGACCCTGCAGCTTAGTGCAGACAAAGACCAGACCGATGTGGTgggggacctgtctgtctgtctggacggcATGCAAGTCGACCCAGAGATGTTTGCCTCTGCTGTCGAGGCCAACAGCCGAA GTATGTCAAATGGGGAATCACAACACAGCGGGGATCATGATGTGAG GAGGAGCAGAGACGGCTCTCCTTCTGTGGATGGTTTGGAGCACAGAGCTTCCCCAACTGGGCGTGTGGTCGCAGTGAACGGCACAGGGTCTCCCGCTCTGTCAGCAGGGGGCTCCAAGGGGAATCCTCTACGGCCCCCCAGGCCCTCCCGACCCCCACCACCCACCCCGCGCAGACCAACCTCCTCTCCAG CATCCTCTAATAGTTCCATACCAACTGAAGGAAGCGATGGCCCCAGCTCAGAAACCCCAGTCCGTATGCCTGCACCTGCAGTACCAGCCGCAGACCCAAATGCCCCACCCCCTACACACGACCAGAGCCAAGCAATAGCAGCCAGACAAGCAGCCAGTGTTGCTCCAGGCCCCCCCAGAGTCCCCACTGTCGCTGCAGGCCCACTGCTTCCTGG ATGGGAGCAGAGGGTGGATCAGAACGGAAGGCTGTATTTTGTAGATCATGTGGAAAAGAGGACGACGTGGGAGCGGCCTGAGCCGCTACCTTCTGG GTGGGAGCGGCGAGTGGACCCCATGGGCAGGGTCTACTTTGTAGACCACATCACCAGAACGACCACCTGGCAACGGCCCACCATGGAGACGGTACGGAACTATGAACAGTGGCAGCACCAACGCAACCAGCTACAGGGTGCCATGCAGCAGTTCAACCAGCGCTTCATATTTGGGGTGAATGGG CTCCAGGACCAGGTTCCAGCCACTGAGAATAAGCAGTTTGATCCCCTGGGCCCGCTGCCACATGGATGGG AGAAAAGAACTGACAGCAACGAGAGAGTGTACTTTGTCCAACACACCACACGGACTACACAGTGGGAGGACCCTCGCACTCAGGG gctgctgAATGAAAAGCCTCTTCCAGAGGGCTGGGAGATGAGGTTCACTGTCGACGGCATCCCATACTTTGTGGACCACAACAGGAGAGCCACTACATACATCGACCCTCGCACTGGAACATCCTCACT TGAAAATGGGCCCCAGATTACTTACGTTCGAGACTTTAAAGCCAAAGTCCAGTACTTCAGATTCTGGTGCCAG CAATTGTCAATGCCTCAGCACATCAAGATCACTGTCACCCGCAAAACCCTGTTTGAGGACTCGTTCCAACAA ATAATGAGCTTCAATGCACAGGACCTCCGCAGGAGACTATGGATCATATTCCCTGGGGAAGAAGGCCTGGATTATGGTGGGGTGGCAAG GGAGTGGTTTTTCCTGCTGTCTCACGAGGTGCTGAACCCCATGTACTGCCTATTTGAATATGCTGGGAAGGACAACTACTGCCTGCAGATCAACCCTGCCTCATACATCAACCCTGACCACCTTAAATACTTTAAATTCATTGGACGCTTCATCGCTATG GCTCTTTTCCATGGGAAGTTCATTGACACAGGCTTCTCGTTGCCGTTCTACAAGCGCATGCTGAACAAGCCATGGGCACTGAAAGATCTTGAGTCCATTGACACAGAATTCTACAATTCTCTTATCTGGATTAA GGAGAATGACATTGAGGAGTGTGGCCTGGAGATGTACTTCTCTGTGGACAAAGAGATTCTGGGTGAAATCACCACTCATGAGCTCAAGCCGGACGGTGGCGAGGTCCTAGTCACTGAGGAGAACAAGGGGGAGTATATTAG GCTGGTGGCAGAGTGGAGGTTGTCCAGAGGTGTGGAGGAGCAGACCCAGGCCTTCTTTGAGGGTTTCAACGAGGTCCTCCCACAGCAGTACCTGCAGTACTTTGACGCCAAAGAACTGGAG GTGATGCTGTGTGGGATGCAGGAGATCGACCTGACAGACTGGCAGAGGAACACCATCTACAGACACTACGCACGCAGCAGCAAGCAGGTCCTCTGGTTCTGGCAG CTCATCAAAGAGATGGACAACGAGAAGCGGATGAGACTCCTCCAGTTCGTCACAGGCACATGTCGCCTTCCTGTTGGAGGCTTTTCGGACCTATTGG GGAGCAATGGCCCGCAGAAGTTCTGCATTGAGAAGGTGGGAAAGGAGAACTGGCTGCCCAGAAGTCACACCTG CTTCAATCGATTGGATCTGCCTCCTTACAAAAGCTATGAGCAGCTGAAGGAGAAATTGATGTTTGCGATTGAAGAGACTGAGGGCTTTGGGCAGGAGTGA